The Phragmites australis chromosome 1, lpPhrAust1.1, whole genome shotgun sequence genomic interval TAAATTCTATCTAGGTAGTACTATAATGTTTAATGAATTAAGTCATTACAATAGTCATGCCTCAGTCCTCAAATGACTGGAGGGAAGAGAAATAGAGTGAAGGACTAAAGATGCCAGTTACATCAGCTTGATAGTTCTATGTTTCAGAAATCTTTATTaagttttctttcatttttttgaCCTACTTCCCCTGCAATTTTAACTAGCTAATAAATGTTACAGAGAGAACAAGAACTTGACAGGAACAGCAAGATATGCTAGTGTGAACACCCATCTTGGCATTGGTGAGAATCATATACAGTGCCAgtccaagtttttttttttcttgttagaACTTACACTCTTCTTCAATCTGTTGTAAAGTGTGACATCGTAAATCGTTGCACTAATGCCCTCATGGTCTGGCTAAAATTTTGCTCTTGTTTTCATGGCCAGAACAAAGCCGAAGAGATGACTTAGAATCTCTTGGATATGTACTTATGTACTTCCTGAGGGGCAGGTGAGTTTAATTGGTCATCTGGTTGCCCCTTTTATGTACCCCTCATTTCagttttaacaattttttttcttttcagcctTCCTTGGCAAGGTCTTAAAGCAGGAACAAAGAAGCAAAAGTATGAGAAAATCAGCGAGAAGAAAGTTGCAACATCAATTGAGGCATGCTCAGTATATTGTTAGTAAGAATTGGAACTTCTCCTTGGCGATTTTccttatgttgtcaatctatTTCAGGCTCTATGTCGTGGGTATCCTACTgagtttgcatcatatttccaTTATTGCCGTTCATTGCGGTTTGATGACAAACCTGACTATTCCTACCTTAAGCGACTGTTCCGTGACCTTTTTATCCGGGAAGGTCAGTTTCTTTGCCATGCTTTCAGTGGTTTAGGAAATATTGCAGCATATTGATTCCTGGCATACTTGATTAAAAGAAATGTCTGCTCATGTTCATTATTGGAACTCCGCTTTGTAGGTTTTCAGTTTGACTATGTGTTTGACTGGACAATACTGAAGTACCAACAATCTCAAATTGCCACTGCTCCACCCCGTGCTGCAGTGAGTACCTCCGACTCTGCCTCAATGATCCACtcaacaaacacacacattTTATGTAACCATCTGTAGGGAAAATTTTGATGCCTTGCCTATGTTACAGGGCCATGGTGCGGGACCTTCTGGGTTGGCACCTGCATTACAGAATGACAGGCAATCTGGTACTTGGTGCACTCTGCTTAATTTGCTGTGTTTGTATTTCAGCATTTGATTGGTTCGTTTTCTCTGAGCGATGTTCATTGTTTATATTTCAGGTCCTGAGGAAGCAAGGACTAGTGGTTGGTCACCGATGGATCGACGTCGTACCCCACCCCCTATTACAAGTGCGGGGACATTGTCTAAGCAGAAAGCACCTGTAGGGAATGATGTTCCTGTTTCTAAAGATCCTGTGGTAAGTTCTCTTCGTATTTCCACTGTTGGTAATAGGACTCGAAAGGTGTTTAGAAAGTGAGGCAGATACTATTTTCGTCTTCTAGACCTAGTGTAATGCTGTAAGAAAGTTCGATCATTATACAGTGTACACAGTGGCATTTTGAAATACATACAATCAAACTTTTTAGATTTTGACTTCCAATTTCTCCGCGAATATTGATATTGAACCTATGAAGATGATATGGTAGATTTATACCTATGAAGATGATATGGTAGATTTATCTGGGAAAGTAATTTCATGATACTATACTATACTAGGTTCTGTGAACATATTATAAAAATTGGTGGCTGAAGTTGCATTGTGGAGACTGTGTTGACATCAGAATGACACTTTTTTTTATCGGAGGGAATATTTGGGAAAGATGCTCATGTCAAATGCGCCTTGAAATCGATATTAGTGTGGAAGACACTATGAAGGCATAATGTGGTGGTGGATGGGGATGAGAAATTAGGTACCAACATCGTATACATGACCTTGTTTTACGAGAACTACCTGGACCATAGTCTAGGATAGTTACCACTACAAGTTCCTGGTCAGTTCTCGTATACATGACCTTGTTTTACGAGAATTACCTGGACCATAGTCTAGGATAGTTACAACTACAAGTTCCTGGTCAGTTTTTCGTATACATGACCTTGTTTTACGAGAACTACCTGGTTCATTGTCTAGGATAGTTACCACTAGAAGTTTCTGGTCAGTTCTGGCAGTTCTCTTTTTGCAAGAATTACCTGACAATCCTAGGATAGTTACCACTAGAGTTACCACTAGATAGTCTAGGATAGTTACCACTACAAGTTCCTGGTCAATCCTCTGACAGGTGTTTGCTATCTTGAAGAGGAATGTGAGGACTAGCCAATACCTTAGCTGTAAGTCAATAGCTCAGTATCATATAGAGCTATGTTTTACCTGTATTCCTGTCTATATTAGAGCTCTGGTCGCCAATTTTCTGCACCCACAGGGAATCATAGAACACTTTTACCTAGTTCATCCAGCCCTGCACATCACATTGTGCTGAGTACTCAACTGCTTTCTTGATCAGCGAATGGTGGTATAGGTGCTTCCATTATTGTGCTGTGACTTGGTAAAGTTAGCACCTTATTGTTTTGCAGCTACTTCTTTACATTGTATTTTTTGATTGATGACATTAACCATAGTGTTTAGTGTACCGCATCACTCCCAAGTGTTAGCTGAACTGTGAACAACATAATTTATTATCTGCAGTCTGAAAAATTAAACACAAGAGACATGCTCTGTTTTCAATCTTGTGACTTACTTTGATTGCTGCTGTTATCTAGATATCCGGTTCAAATTTTTTGGGATGGTCAAGTGGATCTTCAAGGAGACCTGCTGTTTCATGCAGCCGTGATGTGGTGGCTCCTGAGAGTTCTGAGCCTTCACGAGGACGTACAACTGATGCAAGTCCTGGGGCATTCCGTAGAGCCTCAGGTCCTCACAGAAGCTCGCCTGTCCATTCTGCAGAACCAATGCGTTCATCTTCAGGTCGGCATTCATCTAATATTAAGAACTATGATTCTGCTCTCAAAGGCATTGAAGGTCTTAAGTTTGATGGCGATGAGAGGGTTCGGTACTAGAGCTGCAAGAAATTCTACATCTACTCTGTAAAAATCATAGTCAGGAGGCTGGCTAGCATTGTGTTTCCTGTTGAGTTTTGGATCACAGGAAATAAAATGCTGGGAAGAGGATGTGATCACTTGAAGCGCATTTACCAGGTGCCTCTGGGCACGGTAAATAAATGGTTGTCTGAGGCGCATGAAGCCTAGCTCTCATAATGCTATGTAAATGTCTTTATAGTTGGTTTGTCAGGCGCCCCTTGAGTTCATCAGTCTGTCTTATTGTTCTATTCTTTCCGGTGCTCCATTTCGAGAAGCAAAATCTCGGGATAATCAAGCTCAACTGGTAAAACTTGTATTTGGAAAACTGGAATTCGAGCATGTAGAATTTTTTCATCAGTTCATTGAACAAATGTCTGAACATATTCCTGACTAGTAAATTGATATGTAAATACTGTTGATGTCATTTGCACCTGTATGTACTGAAGGGTGTTGTCATTCAGTCTTGGAATGGTGGTGCTTTACAAAATTTAGCACCTGTCCGGATCAAAGCAGGAACATCCAGGTTCATTGATGATGACAATCCACAGCTGTTGGAGAAATCACGTACCCATGGACCATGCCAATTTGTCCTTCCGTGATTGTTCTGTATCATCATCGTGTTTGCAGAGCAATCGTGTTCTAGCTTCTTTTTTCCTCATTTTATGACCTGTTTAGATAGTGTGGATTTGGGTCCAAATCTTCAGGATTTTGCCGAAGTCCTAAGAGTTCCTGGAAGCCAAAGGAATATTGTTATTGTTCCTAGGTGGCATGTATAGCATGCCCAGGCAGTCGTCCTTGTAATGCGCTTGACAAGAGAATGTTTACTGATGGTTATGATGTATGTCAATTTGGTAATGTCACTTGTGCAAGAACTTGAGCTAGATTCATGGACAACGGAACCACATAAAACATAAGGAA includes:
- the LOC133918959 gene encoding casein kinase 1-like protein 2 — its product is MEPRVGNKFRLGRKIGSGSFGEIYLGTNIQTNEEVAIKLENVKTKHPQLLYESKIYRILQGGTGIPNVRWFGVEGDYNVLVMDLLGPSLEDLFNFCSRKLSLKTVLMLADQMINRLEFVHSKSFLHRDIKPDNFLMGLGRRANQVYIIDFGLAKKYRDTSTHQHIPYRENKNLTGTARYASVNTHLGIEQSRRDDLESLGYVLMYFLRGSLPWQGLKAGTKKQKYEKISEKKVATSIEALCRGYPTEFASYFHYCRSLRFDDKPDYSYLKRLFRDLFIREGFQFDYVFDWTILKYQQSQIATAPPRAAGHGAGPSGLAPALQNDRQSGPEEARTSGWSPMDRRRTPPPITSAGTLSKQKAPVGNDVPVSKDPVISGSNFLGWSSGSSRRPAVSCSRDVVAPESSEPSRGRTTDASPGAFRRASGPHRSSPVHSAEPMRSSSGRHSSNIKNYDSALKGIEGLKFDGDERVRY